Proteins encoded together in one Yersinia mollaretii ATCC 43969 window:
- the sufS gene encoding cysteine desulfurase SufS, which yields MSFPIERVRADFPLLSRQVNGQPLAYLDSAASAQKPQGVIDRELNFYREGYAAVHRGIHTLSAEATQQMEAVRSQVADFIHAASVEEIVFVKGTTEAINLVANSYGRHCLKAGDSIIITEMEHHANIVPWQMVAKDLGVEIRVWPLTATGELEPHALAGLIDDSTRLLAITHVSNVLGTVNPIQEIVAQAKAAGLVVLVDGAQAVMHQQVDVQALDCDFYVFSGHKLYGPSGIGILYGKSALLQQMPPWEGGGSMIKTVSLTQGTTFADAPWRFEAGSPNTAGIMGLGAAISYVNELGLAQIQQYEHSLMQYALEQLSQIKSLTLYGPSARAGVIAFNLGPHHAYDVGSFLDQYGIAIRTGHHCAMPLMAHYNVPSMCRASLALYNTHEEVDRLVAGLQRIEKLLG from the coding sequence ATGAGTTTTCCCATTGAGCGGGTAAGAGCCGATTTTCCGCTACTCAGTCGTCAGGTTAACGGGCAGCCGCTGGCCTATCTGGACAGTGCCGCCAGTGCGCAGAAGCCACAAGGGGTCATCGACCGGGAACTTAACTTCTACCGCGAGGGGTATGCGGCGGTGCATCGTGGCATTCATACCTTGAGTGCCGAGGCGACTCAGCAGATGGAGGCGGTGCGCAGTCAGGTGGCGGACTTTATTCATGCCGCCTCTGTCGAAGAGATTGTCTTCGTCAAAGGTACCACTGAGGCCATCAATCTGGTGGCAAACAGTTATGGTCGTCACTGCCTGAAGGCAGGTGACAGCATTATCATTACCGAAATGGAGCACCATGCCAATATCGTGCCGTGGCAGATGGTGGCGAAAGATCTCGGTGTTGAAATCCGCGTGTGGCCGTTGACCGCCACGGGTGAGTTGGAACCCCATGCGCTGGCGGGTTTGATTGATGACAGCACACGGTTGCTGGCGATCACCCACGTCTCCAATGTGCTGGGCACGGTGAATCCCATCCAAGAGATTGTCGCTCAGGCCAAAGCCGCTGGATTGGTGGTGCTGGTGGATGGGGCGCAGGCTGTTATGCATCAACAGGTCGATGTACAGGCATTGGATTGCGATTTTTATGTCTTCTCCGGACACAAACTGTACGGGCCGTCGGGCATTGGTATTCTCTACGGCAAAAGCGCACTGTTACAGCAGATGCCGCCGTGGGAAGGGGGCGGTTCGATGATCAAAACCGTGAGCCTGACCCAAGGCACCACCTTTGCTGATGCCCCTTGGCGGTTTGAGGCGGGTTCTCCGAATACCGCAGGGATTATGGGGCTAGGTGCGGCAATCAGTTATGTGAATGAGCTGGGCCTTGCGCAAATCCAGCAATATGAACACTCGCTGATGCAGTACGCGCTAGAGCAATTGAGCCAAATTAAGAGCCTGACACTCTATGGCCCTAGCGCGCGGGCGGGGGTGATCGCTTTCAATCTGGGGCCGCATCACGCCTATGATGTGGGCAGTTTCCTTGATCAATATGGCATAGCGATTCGTACCGGCCATCATTGTGCTATGCCACTGATGGCGCACTACAACGTGCCGAGCATGTGTCGTGCATCATTGGCGCTCTATAATACGCACGAGGAAGTTGACCGCTTGGTCGCAGGGCTACAGCGGATCGAAAAATTGCTGGGCTAA
- the sufD gene encoding Fe-S cluster assembly protein SufD yields the protein MAGLPTNSNTPEKQSVPAQQRLLEQQRIDALKHFGLLFKQRESGKGAEATAHWQQVLALGFPGIKHEEWKYTPLERLLSHHFSFASGPTVTAAQRDALSLTHDAHRLVFIDGRYAPELSDNDCGPYQLTHLTENAQFPAAIQPEVFLHLTESLAQESLHIRLPGGKLSDKPLYLLHISSGQGSEVLNTSHYRHHLAVEANAQAEVIEHFVSLNQQPHFTGARLTITLGDNAELSHYKLAFETPESYHFAHNDLVLSRDARARSYSFLLGAGLTRHNTSAQLNGEGATLSINSLLLPIGREICDTRTYLEHNKGYCESRQLHKTIVRERGKAVFNGMIKVAQHALKTDGQMTNNNLLLSKLAEVDTKPQLEIYADDVKCSHGATVGRIDAEQLFYLQSRGINQADAQQMIIFAFAAELTEAIHSETIRKVVLARIADRLAGESR from the coding sequence ATGGCTGGCTTACCGACCAACAGTAACACACCAGAAAAACAGAGTGTTCCAGCACAACAACGCCTGCTGGAGCAGCAACGTATTGATGCATTGAAACATTTTGGTCTGTTGTTTAAGCAGCGCGAAAGTGGCAAGGGGGCCGAGGCAACAGCACATTGGCAGCAGGTGCTGGCATTGGGCTTCCCCGGCATTAAACATGAAGAGTGGAAATACACGCCGCTAGAGCGCTTATTATCTCATCATTTCAGTTTCGCCAGCGGCCCGACTGTCACCGCTGCTCAGCGCGATGCATTGTCATTGACGCATGATGCCCATCGATTAGTTTTCATTGATGGCAGATATGCACCTGAGCTAAGTGATAACGACTGCGGCCCTTATCAACTCACCCATCTGACGGAAAATGCGCAGTTTCCTGCCGCTATCCAGCCGGAAGTCTTCCTACATCTCACCGAAAGTTTGGCGCAAGAGAGCCTGCACATTCGATTGCCCGGCGGGAAGCTGAGTGATAAGCCGCTTTATCTGCTGCATATCAGCTCAGGTCAGGGGAGTGAGGTGCTGAACACCAGCCACTATCGCCACCATTTGGCGGTTGAGGCTAATGCGCAGGCGGAGGTGATTGAGCATTTTGTCAGCCTCAATCAACAGCCGCATTTTACTGGGGCGCGGCTCACAATTACTTTGGGTGATAATGCGGAGTTGAGCCATTACAAACTGGCGTTTGAAACCCCTGAGAGCTACCACTTCGCCCATAATGATCTCGTGCTCAGCCGTGATGCGCGAGCGCGCAGCTACAGTTTCTTGTTAGGTGCGGGGCTGACCCGACACAACACCAGTGCCCAGCTAAATGGCGAGGGTGCAACTTTATCCATCAACAGTCTGTTACTGCCCATTGGGCGTGAAATCTGCGATACCCGCACCTATCTGGAGCACAACAAAGGGTATTGTGAAAGTCGCCAACTGCACAAAACCATCGTGCGTGAGCGAGGCAAGGCGGTATTTAACGGCATGATTAAAGTGGCCCAACATGCGCTAAAAACCGACGGACAGATGACCAACAATAACTTGCTGCTGAGTAAGTTGGCCGAGGTAGATACCAAGCCACAGCTGGAAATTTACGCCGATGATGTGAAATGCAGCCACGGGGCGACGGTCGGGCGCATTGATGCTGAGCAGCTGTTTTACCTGCAATCGCGTGGCATCAATCAGGCTGATGCTCAGCAGATGATTATTTTTGCCTTTGCCGCAGAGCTAACCGAAGCCATTCACAGCGAAACCATCCGTAAAGTGGTGTTAGCGCGGATTGCTGACCGGTTGGCGGGAGAGTCGCGATGA
- the sufA gene encoding Fe-S cluster assembly scaffold SufA, producing MQQESVGTFSLDENVWQGVTITDSAAAQITRLMQQDPQVKGLQLGVKQSGCAGFAYVMDMAKEPADDCLVFEQGSARLYVPLKAMPFIDGTEVDYVREGLNQIFKFNNPKAQHACGCGESFGV from the coding sequence ATGCAACAGGAATCCGTCGGCACATTTTCACTTGATGAGAATGTCTGGCAAGGCGTGACGATAACAGACAGTGCTGCCGCGCAAATCACACGGCTGATGCAACAAGACCCGCAAGTGAAAGGTTTGCAGCTCGGGGTCAAGCAGTCCGGTTGTGCTGGGTTCGCCTATGTTATGGATATGGCGAAAGAACCCGCCGACGACTGTCTGGTGTTTGAACAAGGTAGCGCCAGACTCTACGTGCCATTGAAAGCGATGCCATTTATTGATGGCACCGAGGTGGATTACGTCCGCGAAGGGCTAAACCAGATCTTCAAATTTAATAATCCTAAAGCTCAACATGCCTGTGGGTGTGGCGAGAGTTTTGGCGTTTGA
- the sufB gene encoding Fe-S cluster assembly protein SufB, which translates to MTRSNVEVPDDVQAWVSEGRYKEGFFTQLATDELAKGINEDVIRAISAKRNEPEWMLEFRLGAYRSWLEMEEPHWLKAHYKSLDYQDYSYYSAPSCGSCDDSCDSQPGAVQQSSAENEYLTAEVESAFAQLGVPVREGAEVAVDAIFDSVSVATTYRGKLAEQGIIFCSFGEAIQEYPDLVRKYLGSVVPAKDNFFAALNAAVASDGTFVYVPKGVRCPMELSTYFRINAAKTGQFERTILIADEGSYVSYIEGCSAPVRDTYQLHAAVVEVILHKNAEVKYSTVQNWFAGTESTGGILNFVTKRALCEGEGSKMSWTQSETGSAITWKYPSVILQGDNSIGEFFSVALTNGYQQADTGTKMIHIGKNTKSTIIAKGISAGHSQNTYRGLVKILPGADNARNFTQCDSMLIGPNSGAHTFPYVEVRNNSAQLEHEATTSKIGDDQLFYCLQRGISEDDAISMIVNGFCKDVFSELPLEFAVEAQKLLAISLEHSVG; encoded by the coding sequence ATGACACGAAGCAATGTAGAAGTTCCAGATGATGTGCAGGCTTGGGTCAGCGAGGGTCGCTATAAAGAAGGTTTTTTTACCCAGTTGGCGACCGATGAGCTAGCGAAAGGCATCAATGAAGATGTCATCCGCGCCATTTCAGCGAAACGTAATGAACCTGAATGGATGCTGGAGTTTCGTCTCGGCGCTTATCGCAGTTGGCTAGAGATGGAAGAGCCGCACTGGCTGAAAGCCCACTATAAGAGCTTGGATTATCAGGATTATAGCTACTACTCTGCGCCCTCCTGCGGTAGCTGTGATGATAGCTGTGATTCACAACCGGGTGCGGTGCAGCAGTCGTCGGCAGAGAATGAATACCTGACCGCTGAGGTAGAGTCGGCGTTTGCCCAGCTTGGCGTGCCAGTGCGAGAAGGGGCCGAGGTGGCGGTTGATGCCATTTTTGACTCAGTATCTGTAGCGACCACCTATCGCGGCAAGTTGGCTGAGCAGGGGATTATTTTCTGTTCATTTGGCGAAGCTATTCAGGAGTATCCGGATCTGGTACGCAAGTATCTGGGGTCTGTGGTGCCAGCGAAAGATAACTTTTTTGCCGCGCTAAATGCGGCGGTGGCGTCTGATGGCACCTTTGTTTATGTGCCAAAAGGGGTGCGCTGCCCGATGGAGTTATCCACCTACTTCCGGATCAATGCCGCCAAGACTGGGCAGTTCGAGCGCACTATTTTGATTGCCGACGAAGGCAGCTATGTCAGCTATATTGAGGGCTGTTCCGCGCCTGTACGTGACACTTACCAGCTACATGCCGCCGTGGTTGAAGTCATTTTGCACAAAAATGCCGAAGTGAAATACTCCACGGTTCAGAACTGGTTTGCCGGGACTGAGAGCACTGGCGGTATCCTCAACTTTGTGACCAAGCGCGCATTGTGTGAAGGTGAAGGGTCGAAAATGTCGTGGACCCAATCTGAAACCGGCTCTGCCATTACATGGAAATACCCGAGTGTGATTTTGCAGGGCGATAACTCAATCGGCGAATTCTTCTCAGTGGCGCTGACCAACGGCTACCAACAGGCGGATACTGGCACCAAGATGATCCACATTGGCAAAAACACCAAATCAACCATTATCGCCAAAGGGATCTCTGCCGGACACAGCCAAAACACCTATCGTGGCTTGGTCAAAATTCTACCCGGTGCGGATAATGCCCGTAACTTCACGCAATGTGACTCAATGCTGATTGGCCCGAATTCCGGTGCGCATACCTTCCCGTATGTGGAGGTGCGCAATAATTCAGCACAATTGGAACACGAAGCGACCACCTCAAAAATTGGCGACGACCAACTGTTTTATTGCTTGCAACGCGGTATCAGCGAAGATGATGCCATCTCAATGATTGTTAACGGTTTCTGTAAAGATGTGTTCTCTGAATTACCGCTGGAATTTGCTGTCGAAGCGCAGAAATTGTTGGCGATTAGCCTAGAACACAGTGTCGGTTAA
- the sufC gene encoding Fe-S cluster assembly ATPase SufC: MLSIKNLKVSVEGNEILKGLDLEIKPGEVHAIMGPNGSGKSTLSAALAGREEYEVTEGSVTFKGKDLLELAPEDRAGEGVFLAFQYPVEIPGVSNHFFLQTAVNAVRKYRQQEPLDRFDFSDFIEEKIELLKMPADLLTRSVNVGFSGGEKKRNDILQMAALEPSLCILDETDSGLDIDALKIVANGVNSLRNEKRAFIIVTHYQRILDYVKPDFVHVLYQGRIIKSGDFTLVKQLEEQGYGWLTDQQ; the protein is encoded by the coding sequence ATGTTAAGCATCAAGAATTTGAAAGTCAGTGTTGAAGGTAACGAGATTCTGAAAGGTTTGGATCTGGAGATCAAACCCGGTGAAGTGCACGCCATTATGGGGCCGAACGGCTCGGGGAAAAGCACCTTATCCGCCGCGTTGGCGGGGCGTGAAGAGTATGAAGTTACTGAGGGTAGTGTGACCTTTAAGGGCAAAGATTTGCTGGAATTAGCGCCGGAAGACCGTGCGGGCGAAGGGGTATTTCTGGCCTTCCAATATCCGGTAGAAATTCCTGGCGTCAGTAACCATTTCTTCCTGCAAACGGCTGTTAATGCAGTACGTAAATACCGCCAGCAAGAGCCTTTGGACCGTTTTGATTTCTCAGATTTCATCGAAGAAAAAATTGAGTTACTCAAAATGCCTGCTGATTTGCTGACCCGCTCAGTCAATGTGGGGTTCTCTGGCGGCGAGAAAAAACGTAACGATATCTTGCAGATGGCGGCACTGGAACCCTCTTTATGCATTCTGGATGAAACTGACTCCGGGCTGGATATCGATGCATTGAAAATTGTGGCCAATGGTGTGAACTCGCTGCGTAATGAGAAGCGCGCATTTATCATTGTGACGCACTATCAGCGCATTCTCGACTATGTAAAACCTGATTTTGTGCATGTGCTGTATCAAGGCCGCATCATTAAATCCGGTGATTTCACACTGGTAAAACAGTTGGAGGAGCAAGGCTATGGCTGGCTTACCGACCAACAGTAA